Genomic segment of Bdellovibrio bacteriovorus:
GGATACGTAGGATGTCTTGGGTAATCCGGGTATCTTGGTGGAGGGTTTGGATCACGGCGAGGAGGATTATGCCCACGACGGTCGCGTTCTTCTCTTTCGCGGCGGTCGCGCTCTTCACGGTCACGACGATCTCTTTCTTCGCGATCACGGCGGTCTCTTTCATAACGATCGTTATCACGGCGGTCATCGTGGCGATCATGTCCAGGACGAACGGGCCCATGATTATCACGGCCACCACGGTCTTGAGAGAAGGCCGCAGGTGCCTGCAAAAGAACCGCAGAAACTAAAAGACTTGTTAAAAGTGGTTTCATAAAAACTCCTTGTTAAATCAGACAAGGAGCCCTTATTCCAAGATCCGTGCCGGACAAGATGACACCAGCCGGATCACGAAGAGCTATTTTTTGGGGTACTTCAGGAAAATTTCGCGTTGCAAATCCATCATCAAGCTTAAAAGACGACTTTCGAGAAGATTATCAACGTGTAGAAATTGCAGACCGGCCATTTGCGTGGGCGGAGCGGCCCCAACCGGGTCTTTCTTTTGGGCAAAACGCACTTCCACTTCAAACTCGATCGCGCGGCGCACTCCCAGACGGAGATTGCCCTTTAAGACATCCCCGATTTTAACTTCGGGGGCGGTAGCCGGAAGCTCAATCTTAATTCCGCCCGCACTGATATCTTTCACGCGACAATCTAAAAAGTAAGCTTTACCGCCAGCGTTGGTCAGAATAAAAACAGCATCGTACTTATCGGGCAAATCAATGCGCGCGTTGGCGCGGCGTTGAAGCTGAAATAAATCCGTATCAATTTTTAAAACAGCCCATCCCGCTTCAAAATACAATTCGGTCTGAAAAAAATAACG
This window contains:
- a CDS encoding flagellar brake protein, with the protein product MNSNNPNAPQMIFKKVALSEKKMLFREVAHDKMQVSVKGASQEDIFHLIAVQTEKDEALLCHHTADSKGIATAQKCVVNFAFKSERYFFQTELYFEAGWAVLKIDTDLFQLQRRANARIDLPDKYDAVFILTNAGGKAYFLDCRVKDISAGGIKIELPATAPEVKIGDVLKGNLRLGVRRAIEFEVEVRFAQKKDPVGAAPPTQMAGLQFLHVDNLLESRLLSLMMDLQREIFLKYPKK